The proteins below come from a single Perca flavescens isolate YP-PL-M2 chromosome 8, PFLA_1.0, whole genome shotgun sequence genomic window:
- the LOC114560576 gene encoding olfactomedin isoform X1 — MYYMHTAEKREKERVLISVRTASVPVSPRFILPAVNMLLLLLLLLSSGDGQAQRVPGLKKNGSCVCEVNSTMWAFPAVSYEAVLLQVQSCEGFLTSLQKQVDLSIQRLPEIQAVIQNVTERLKPHLYLNQQGLYTHLALPRLGEELSRLETDIGDIHSQANTAQSQKLLKEVGKLRSDVERMQMSDTINLKTVKEKLRYLKNSAESCKSIPKDFRGVHRYCLKGLISNISAPVMTKVSPYSKSYISGSWGKQAQMDSEGQKNSYWVQALLNNHIWGNTLRIYHTYEDFMASVNHREFTFAPSFTHADTIEGPSAVLYGEALYYHCYRSADVCRYDLNSNSVKRVTLPGTGVGFNNKFPYCYYDCRPNSDVDVEADEMGLWALYATVGNHGNLVVSRLAWDSEAETLNVSQTWETTLFKKAATNAFMVCGVLYATRYVDDYREEVFYAFDTATGKEDNSLALPLEKVAKGVASVSYNPTNRQIYMYNDGYLLAYQAHF, encoded by the exons ATGtattacatgcacacagcaG agaaaagagaaaaggagagggtGCTGATTTCAGTACGAACAGCTTCTGTTCCTGTCAGTCCACGCTTCATCCTTCCAGCTGTgaacatgctgctgctgctcctacTGCTGCTCTCATCA GGTGACGGCCAGGCTCAGCGCGTGCCGGGCCTGAAGAAGAACGGCTCGTGTGTTTGCGAGGTGAACTCCACCATGTGGGCGTTCCCTGCTGTGAGCTACGAGGCCGTGCTGCTGCAGGTTCAGTCCTGTGAAGGATTTCTGACCAGCCTGCAGAAACAG GTGGACTTGTCCATCCAGCGTCTCCCTGAGATCCAGGCTGTGATTCAGAACGTGACGGAGCGGCTGAAGCCTCACCTGTACCTGAACCAGCAGGGCCTGTACACACACTTGGCTCTGCCCCGGCTGGGCGAGGAACTCAGCCGGCTGGAGACAGACATCGGTGATATCCACAGCCAGGCTAACACCGCCCAATCCCAGAAACTCCTCAAAGAG gtGGGTAAACTGCGTAGCGATGTAGAACGGATGCAAATGTCAGACACAATTAACTTGAAGACTGTCAAAGAGAAACTGCGCTACCTGAAGAACAGCGCTGAGTCCTGCAAGTCCATCCCCAAAGACTTCagag GCGTGCACAGGTACTGCCTCAAGGGCCTAATCTCCAACATTAGTGCTCCTGTCATGACTAAGGTCAGTCCCTATAGTAAGAGCTACATCTCTGGTTCATGGGGCAAACAGGCCCAGATGGACAGCGAGGGGCAGAAGAACAGCTACTGGGTTCAGGCTCTGCTCAACAACCACATCTGGGGTAACACGCTGCGCATCTACCATACCTACGAAGACTTCATGGCCTCCGTCAACCACAGGGAATTCACCTTCGCTCCATCCTTCACTCACGCCGACACCATTGAGGGTCCCAGTGCTGTTCTATACGGCGAAGCGCTGTACTACCACTGCTACCGCTCTGCAGATGTTTGCCGCTACGACCTGAACAGCAACAGCGTCAAGCGGGTGACGCTTCCAGGCACCGGCGTGGGTTTCAACAACAAGTTCCCGTATTGCTACTATGACTGCCGTCCCAATAGTGACGTAGATGTAGAGGCAGATGAGATGGGACTATGGGCCCTGTATGCCACTGTCGGTAACCACGGTAATCTTGTGGTGAGCCGGCTAGCTTGGGACAGCGAGGCGGAGACACTCAATGTTTCACAGACGTGGGAGACAACGCTGTTCAAGAAGGCGGCGACCAACGCTTTCATGGTGTGCGGTGTGCTGTATGCCACTCGGTATGTGGATGACTACCGCGAGGAGGTGTTCTACGCTTTTGACACGGCAACAGGCAAAGAGGACAACTCACTAGCGCTCCCACTGGAGAAGGTAGCTAAAGGAGTGGCCAGTGTGAGCTATAACCCCACCAACAGGCAGATCTACATGTACAACGATGGATATCTACTGGCTTACCAGGCCCACTTCTGA
- the LOC114560576 gene encoding olfactomedin-4 isoform X2 has product MWAFPAVSYEAVLLQVQSCEGFLTSLQKQVDLSIQRLPEIQAVIQNVTERLKPHLYLNQQGLYTHLALPRLGEELSRLETDIGDIHSQANTAQSQKLLKEVGKLRSDVERMQMSDTINLKTVKEKLRYLKNSAESCKSIPKDFRGVHRYCLKGLISNISAPVMTKVSPYSKSYISGSWGKQAQMDSEGQKNSYWVQALLNNHIWGNTLRIYHTYEDFMASVNHREFTFAPSFTHADTIEGPSAVLYGEALYYHCYRSADVCRYDLNSNSVKRVTLPGTGVGFNNKFPYCYYDCRPNSDVDVEADEMGLWALYATVGNHGNLVVSRLAWDSEAETLNVSQTWETTLFKKAATNAFMVCGVLYATRYVDDYREEVFYAFDTATGKEDNSLALPLEKVAKGVASVSYNPTNRQIYMYNDGYLLAYQAHF; this is encoded by the exons ATGTGGGCGTTCCCTGCTGTGAGCTACGAGGCCGTGCTGCTGCAGGTTCAGTCCTGTGAAGGATTTCTGACCAGCCTGCAGAAACAG GTGGACTTGTCCATCCAGCGTCTCCCTGAGATCCAGGCTGTGATTCAGAACGTGACGGAGCGGCTGAAGCCTCACCTGTACCTGAACCAGCAGGGCCTGTACACACACTTGGCTCTGCCCCGGCTGGGCGAGGAACTCAGCCGGCTGGAGACAGACATCGGTGATATCCACAGCCAGGCTAACACCGCCCAATCCCAGAAACTCCTCAAAGAG gtGGGTAAACTGCGTAGCGATGTAGAACGGATGCAAATGTCAGACACAATTAACTTGAAGACTGTCAAAGAGAAACTGCGCTACCTGAAGAACAGCGCTGAGTCCTGCAAGTCCATCCCCAAAGACTTCagag GCGTGCACAGGTACTGCCTCAAGGGCCTAATCTCCAACATTAGTGCTCCTGTCATGACTAAGGTCAGTCCCTATAGTAAGAGCTACATCTCTGGTTCATGGGGCAAACAGGCCCAGATGGACAGCGAGGGGCAGAAGAACAGCTACTGGGTTCAGGCTCTGCTCAACAACCACATCTGGGGTAACACGCTGCGCATCTACCATACCTACGAAGACTTCATGGCCTCCGTCAACCACAGGGAATTCACCTTCGCTCCATCCTTCACTCACGCCGACACCATTGAGGGTCCCAGTGCTGTTCTATACGGCGAAGCGCTGTACTACCACTGCTACCGCTCTGCAGATGTTTGCCGCTACGACCTGAACAGCAACAGCGTCAAGCGGGTGACGCTTCCAGGCACCGGCGTGGGTTTCAACAACAAGTTCCCGTATTGCTACTATGACTGCCGTCCCAATAGTGACGTAGATGTAGAGGCAGATGAGATGGGACTATGGGCCCTGTATGCCACTGTCGGTAACCACGGTAATCTTGTGGTGAGCCGGCTAGCTTGGGACAGCGAGGCGGAGACACTCAATGTTTCACAGACGTGGGAGACAACGCTGTTCAAGAAGGCGGCGACCAACGCTTTCATGGTGTGCGGTGTGCTGTATGCCACTCGGTATGTGGATGACTACCGCGAGGAGGTGTTCTACGCTTTTGACACGGCAACAGGCAAAGAGGACAACTCACTAGCGCTCCCACTGGAGAAGGTAGCTAAAGGAGTGGCCAGTGTGAGCTATAACCCCACCAACAGGCAGATCTACATGTACAACGATGGATATCTACTGGCTTACCAGGCCCACTTCTGA